A window of Clostridium botulinum BKT015925 contains these coding sequences:
- a CDS encoding bifunctional folylpolyglutamate synthase/dihydrofolate synthase, translating to MNYKEAMNYIEDSAKFSIKLGLSRTERILEILGNPHKKIKYIHIAGTNGKGSITAMLSSVLIEEGYKVGMYTSPYIEEFEERIQINNTKISKEDLAYEITKVYNAANQIIKEGYSHPTQFEIITCASLLYFFEKNVDYAVMEVGLGGRLDSTNVIKPILSVISSISYDHMKILGSTLEKIAYEKAGIIKDEVPVVLYPQQENVENVIKDVCKDKRSELIKVPSDCAEFLICTDKILNKGERRVQNIIINTKNQRYNINLSLLGKHQLLNCATVIYAIEKLRNLGVLISDTSITQGLLKVKWMGRFEILKKNPLVVIDGAHNIDGIKKLKESINLYLEYKNVILILGILTDKQVENMVEVITPMADKVICVTPHSDRAEIATELMKIVKKYNEDCEAVESYEDAYMNALKYCEEDDLLLVSGSLYMIGDMRKIIIKK from the coding sequence AGATTTTGGGTAATCCGCATAAAAAGATTAAGTATATACATATTGCAGGGACTAATGGAAAAGGCTCTATAACAGCAATGCTTTCCTCTGTTTTGATAGAAGAGGGGTATAAGGTGGGGATGTATACTTCTCCATATATTGAAGAATTTGAAGAAAGAATACAGATAAATAATACTAAAATATCAAAAGAGGATTTAGCTTACGAAATTACAAAAGTATATAATGCTGCAAATCAAATAATAAAAGAAGGTTATAGCCATCCAACTCAATTTGAAATAATAACTTGTGCTTCATTATTATACTTTTTTGAGAAAAATGTAGACTATGCTGTTATGGAAGTTGGACTTGGAGGAAGACTTGACTCAACAAATGTAATAAAGCCAATCTTAAGTGTTATATCATCAATAAGTTATGATCATATGAAAATTTTAGGAAGTACCTTAGAAAAAATAGCATATGAAAAGGCAGGAATAATAAAAGATGAAGTGCCTGTTGTATTATATCCTCAACAGGAAAATGTTGAAAATGTAATAAAAGATGTATGTAAAGATAAAAGATCAGAACTCATAAAAGTACCTAGTGATTGTGCTGAATTTTTAATATGTACTGATAAAATTTTAAATAAGGGGGAAAGGAGAGTACAAAATATTATTATTAATACTAAAAATCAAAGATATAATATAAATCTTTCTCTTTTAGGTAAACATCAATTATTAAATTGTGCTACTGTAATATATGCTATCGAAAAGTTAAGAAATTTAGGGGTTTTAATAAGTGATACATCTATTACACAAGGACTGCTAAAGGTTAAATGGATGGGAAGATTTGAAATATTAAAGAAGAATCCTTTGGTAGTTATAGATGGTGCACATAATATAGATGGAATAAAAAAACTAAAAGAAAGTATTAATCTATATTTAGAATATAAAAATGTTATATTAATTTTAGGCATTTTAACGGATAAACAAGTAGAAAATATGGTTGAAGTAATTACACCTATGGCTGACAAAGTTATATGTGTAACTCCTCATAGTGATAGAGCTGAAATTGCAACAGAGTTGATGAAAATTGTAAAAAAATATAATGAAGATTGTGAAGCTGTAGAAAGTTATGAAGATGCGTATATGAATGCTCTTAAATATTGTGAAGAAGACGATTTGCTTTTAGTTTCTGGTTCACTTTATATGATAGGAGATATGAGAAAGATTATAATTAAAAAGTAG
- a CDS encoding DNA-3-methyladenine glycosylase: MNKLNHKFYKRNTIEVAKELLGKYIVIDEKNEKMIAKIVEVEAYLGINDKAAHSYGGRKTERTKVMYEDGGCVYIFRIYGMYNCLNIVTSHKEIPEAVLIRAVEPISNIDKFILNRFKKSFNELTKYQQKNITNGPGKLCIAMNITKELNGEDLTLDKIYILDNKEEFEIVSSQRIGIDYAEEAKDYLLRFYIKDNKYVSKK; the protein is encoded by the coding sequence ATGAATAAGCTAAATCATAAGTTTTATAAACGAAATACTATAGAGGTAGCTAAAGAATTATTAGGTAAGTATATTGTAATTGATGAAAAAAATGAAAAGATGATAGCTAAAATAGTTGAGGTAGAAGCATATTTAGGAATTAATGATAAAGCAGCACACTCGTATGGTGGAAGAAAAACGGAAAGAACTAAAGTCATGTATGAGGATGGGGGCTGTGTATATATTTTTCGTATATATGGTATGTATAATTGTCTAAATATAGTTACTTCACATAAAGAAATACCAGAGGCGGTACTTATAAGAGCGGTAGAACCTATAAGTAATATAGATAAATTTATCTTGAATAGATTTAAAAAAAGTTTTAATGAATTAACTAAATATCAGCAAAAAAATATAACTAATGGTCCAGGAAAACTTTGTATAGCTATGAATATAACAAAAGAACTTAATGGAGAAGATTTAACTTTGGATAAAATATATATATTAGATAATAAAGAAGAATTTGAGATTGTATCTTCTCAAAGAATAGGTATTGATTATGCCGAGGAAGCAAAAGATTATCTTTTAAGATTTTATATAAAAGATAATAAGTATGTATCTAAAAAATAG
- a CDS encoding YncE family protein, with product MSKLYVCNTHSDDISVVDIEEFKEDRKIHFESSTFEKVGPHSICKYKDKLLVANIYSNTISIFDKKEEKELDSYFIGMNCNDVVVYENKAYAICGDSNYVVVFNLETNLIEEEIPCGDFPKSIEINRQKKIILISNFESDSITLIDLEDINNVRELKVGAYPTKALFTVDGEHIIVCESNMGGDIRGNVSVVSLKGLKLFNRILVGKYPVDMYINSSCAFVSNFGEGTVSIVDINNYKEINKINVGGMPSGIIKLGDSIYVGDNYNNLLIKADLIEENKKVISIGGEPTGMTYI from the coding sequence ATGAGTAAATTATATGTATGCAATACACATTCGGATGATATATCTGTCGTAGATATAGAAGAATTTAAAGAAGACAGAAAAATACATTTTGAATCTTCTACCTTTGAAAAAGTAGGACCCCATAGCATTTGTAAGTATAAAGACAAGCTACTTGTAGCTAATATTTATAGTAACACTATATCTATATTTGATAAAAAAGAGGAAAAGGAATTAGATAGTTATTTTATAGGGATGAATTGTAATGATGTTGTAGTGTATGAAAATAAGGCCTATGCAATATGTGGAGATTCCAATTATGTTGTGGTATTTAATTTAGAAACTAATCTTATAGAAGAAGAAATTCCATGTGGAGATTTCCCTAAGAGTATAGAAATTAATAGACAAAAGAAAATTATACTTATATCTAATTTTGAAAGTGATAGCATTACTTTAATTGATTTAGAAGATATTAATAATGTAAGAGAATTAAAAGTAGGAGCCTATCCAACAAAAGCACTATTTACAGTGGATGGGGAACATATTATAGTTTGCGAGAGTAATATGGGAGGTGATATAAGGGGTAATGTAAGCGTTGTTTCATTAAAGGGATTAAAGCTATTTAATAGGATATTAGTTGGAAAGTATCCTGTGGATATGTATATAAATTCATCCTGCGCATTTGTATCCAATTTTGGAGAAGGAACAGTAAGTATAGTCGATATTAATAACTATAAAGAGATAAACAAAATAAATGTTGGAGGTATGCCTAGTGGAATTATAAAACTAGGAGATAGTATATATGTAGGAGATAATTATAACAATCTACTAATAAAGGCTGATTTAATAGAAGAAAATAAAAAAGTCATATCCATAGGAGGAGAACCTACTGGTATGACGTATATATAA
- a CDS encoding AI-2E family transporter produces the protein MWKNKIPYINLIPIFIILALIFKAINNIEILAGSFGVILAILTPFFWAFGIAYILNPIMVYFERKFKFKRNFSILIVFLLLIGFITLTVTIISPAIINNVDQLANNIPTYVRKTQTWFYETITRFNLSNNTTLIQFANKSLSSITATLTASLNSFLNVALTKAIDITSSFLKMIFGFIISVYILKDKEVFQKNIKDFLYSLFKKKSVDSFLIFGCEVNTIFSQYIIGKSIDSLIIGLLCAIGLGILKTPYVLLISLLVGVTNMIPYFGPFIGMIPAVLITLFSSPIKALWVFIFILVLQQFDGWVLGPKILGDKVGVSPFWIILAITVGGGTFGVLGMFLGVPIIAVIKTLLQKFVLNRLNNKNIKNT, from the coding sequence TTGTGGAAAAATAAAATTCCTTATATAAACCTAATACCTATTTTTATTATTCTAGCCCTTATTTTCAAAGCAATTAACAATATAGAAATTTTAGCAGGCTCTTTTGGTGTTATATTAGCTATACTAACCCCATTCTTTTGGGCATTTGGAATAGCATACATATTAAATCCTATAATGGTATACTTTGAGAGAAAGTTTAAATTCAAAAGAAACTTTAGTATACTTATAGTATTTTTATTACTTATTGGATTTATAACATTAACAGTTACTATTATTTCACCGGCTATTATAAACAATGTTGACCAGTTAGCTAATAATATACCTACATATGTACGAAAAACTCAAACTTGGTTTTATGAAACAATCACAAGATTTAATTTATCAAATAATACTACACTTATACAATTTGCCAATAAGAGTTTATCAAGCATAACAGCCACATTAACTGCTTCTCTAAATTCTTTTCTTAATGTAGCATTAACTAAAGCCATAGATATAACTTCTTCATTCTTAAAAATGATATTTGGCTTTATAATATCTGTTTACATATTAAAAGATAAAGAAGTATTTCAAAAGAATATAAAAGACTTTTTATATTCTTTATTTAAGAAAAAATCAGTTGATTCTTTTCTTATATTTGGTTGTGAAGTAAATACAATATTTTCTCAATATATTATTGGTAAATCTATAGACTCTTTAATAATTGGTCTGTTATGTGCTATTGGCCTTGGAATATTAAAAACACCTTATGTATTATTAATTAGCTTACTTGTTGGCGTAACCAATATGATACCTTATTTTGGACCATTTATAGGTATGATTCCCGCTGTTTTAATAACACTATTTTCTAGTCCTATTAAGGCATTATGGGTATTCATATTTATACTTGTACTTCAACAATTTGATGGATGGGTTCTAGGTCCTAAAATCTTAGGAGATAAAGTAGGTGTAAGTCCATTTTGGATAATACTAGCTATCACTGTAGGTGGCGGTACATTCGGAGTATTAGGTATGTTCCTAGGAGTACCGATAATAGCTGTAATAAAAACACTACTTCAAAAATTCGTATTAAACCGCTTGAATAATAAAAATATTAAAAACACTTAA
- the pdaB gene encoding polysaccharide deacetylase family sporulation protein PdaB, which yields MNIQTYLEKIKKHQILIVLGVFVFLAAFFLGVNFKNLQAMSRESKKYPIYSVDTNEKKIAITFDTNWGTNNTKKVLDILDKYDAKATFFLMGTWIDKHENETKEIFNRGHEIGNHSNSHADFTLISRTRIIEEIAATDAKLMKLLGKGTEVFRFPSGSYNEKSLEIAESTNHYCIQWNVDSIDWKEQGADIEYNRVMKKIKPGSILLFHDNAKYTPETLPRILSDLKAKGYQFVKVSDLIYKKGYYMDNSGTQKLKLK from the coding sequence ATGAATATACAAACATATTTAGAAAAAATTAAAAAACACCAAATACTTATTGTTTTAGGGGTATTTGTATTTTTGGCGGCATTTTTTCTTGGGGTTAATTTCAAGAATCTTCAAGCTATGTCTAGGGAAAGTAAAAAATATCCTATTTATTCTGTTGATACTAATGAAAAAAAAATAGCTATTACTTTTGATACTAATTGGGGAACTAATAATACAAAAAAAGTTTTGGATATTTTAGATAAGTATGATGCAAAGGCAACTTTCTTTTTAATGGGAACGTGGATAGATAAACATGAAAATGAGACTAAAGAAATCTTTAATCGAGGTCATGAAATAGGAAATCATTCTAATAGTCATGCAGATTTTACACTAATATCAAGAACTAGAATAATAGAAGAGATTGCAGCTACAGATGCAAAATTAATGAAATTATTAGGTAAGGGGACGGAAGTGTTTAGATTTCCATCAGGTTCATATAATGAAAAATCATTAGAAATTGCAGAAAGTACTAATCATTATTGTATTCAATGGAATGTGGATAGTATAGATTGGAAAGAACAAGGTGCAGATATAGAATACAATAGAGTTATGAAAAAGATAAAACCAGGCTCTATTTTATTATTTCATGATAATGCAAAGTATACACCTGAAACTTTGCCAAGAATTTTAAGTGATCTAAAAGCAAAGGGATATCAATTTGTTAAAGTATCGGATTTGATATATAAAAAGGGTTATTACATGGATAATTCAGGTACTCAAAAGCTAAAATTAAAATAG
- a CDS encoding DUF4364 family protein, with protein sequence MFNNTSDLVEDKLLLLYLLENIKLPISNNQITQIILENNFINYFTLQEYLSELENASFINVIEQEGKHRIVISSKGLKVLSLFGNRISKDKMKAIDDYLSKQLENIKKEITISSEYTIEGNNYIVNLKAIENNSILIDLKLNVASNEQAKALCANWKENPSEIYYKLIKVLINDIK encoded by the coding sequence GTGTTTAACAACACCTCAGATTTAGTTGAAGATAAGCTTCTTTTGCTTTATTTATTAGAAAATATAAAACTTCCTATTTCAAACAATCAAATTACCCAAATAATTTTAGAAAATAATTTTATTAATTATTTTACTCTTCAAGAATATTTAAGCGAACTAGAAAATGCTTCCTTCATAAACGTAATAGAACAAGAAGGTAAGCATAGAATAGTCATATCAAGTAAAGGTTTAAAAGTATTATCATTATTTGGAAATCGTATATCTAAAGATAAAATGAAAGCAATAGACGACTATCTTTCAAAGCAATTAGAAAATATAAAAAAGGAAATAACTATTTCTTCCGAATATACAATTGAAGGTAATAACTACATTGTTAATTTAAAAGCTATTGAAAATAACTCTATTTTAATTGATTTAAAATTAAATGTAGCTTCGAATGAACAAGCTAAAGCTTTATGTGCAAATTGGAAGGAAAATCCTTCAGAAATTTACTACAAGCTTATAAAAGTCCTTATAAATGATATTAAATAG
- a CDS encoding TIGR03905 family TSCPD domain-containing protein: MYTYNPKGVCSKEISFEIENNTLKNISFVGGCDGNLKGISSLVDGMDIDTVIKKLRGINCRGKGTSCPDQLAKALEELKESQNL; this comes from the coding sequence TTGTATACATATAACCCAAAAGGTGTTTGTTCAAAGGAAATAAGCTTTGAAATTGAAAATAATACATTAAAAAATATTTCTTTCGTAGGTGGATGTGATGGAAATTTAAAAGGAATTTCTAGTTTAGTTGACGGTATGGATATAGATACTGTAATAAAAAAACTTCGTGGAATTAACTGTAGAGGTAAAGGTACTTCATGTCCTGATCAATTAGCTAAAGCCTTAGAAGAACTTAAAGAATCACAAAACCTTTAA